The nucleotide window ATGACCAACGGAAAATGTTTCGAGAACGGCACACGAGACTGCAACGAACATTTCTTTggtgaaaattgtgaaatgtaTTGTAATAAAAGCATGAGGCATGGAAAGTGTAACAAAAATGGTACGTttgaatgcattgaaaattactttggtgaaaattgtggaatattttgtaataagagCATGATTAACGGAAAATGTTTTGAGAACGGCACACGAAAATGCAACGAACATTTCTTTGGTGAAAATTGTGAAGTGTATTGTAATAAAAGCATGAGGCATGGACAATGTAACGAAAATGGTACGTatgaatgcattgaaaattactttggtgaaaattgtggaatattttgtaataagagCATGATTAACGGAAAGTGTTTTGAGAACGGTACACGAAAATGCAACGAACATTTGTTCggtgaaaattgtaaattgtattgtaATAAAAGCATGGGGCATGGACAGTGTAACGAAAATGGTACGTttgaatgcattgaaaattactttggtgaaaattgtggaatattttgtaataagagCATGATTAACGGAAAATGTTTTGAGAACGGCACACGAAAATGCAACGAACATTTCTTTGGTGAAAATTGTGAAGTGCATTGTAATAAAAGCATGAGGCATGGAAAGTGTAACGAAAATGGTACGTttgaatgcattgaaaattactttggtgaaaattgtgaaatatattgtaataaGAGCATGACCAACGGAAAATGTTTCGAGAACGGCACACGAGATTGCAACGAAAATTTCTTTGGTGAAAATTGTGAAGTGCATTGTAATAAAAGCATGAGGCATGGAAAGTGTAACAAAAATGGTACGTttgaatgcattgaaaattactttggtgaaaattgtggaatattttgtaataagagCATGATTAACGGAAAATGTTTTGAGAACGGCACACGAAAATGCAACGAACATTTCTTTGGTGAAAATTGTGAAGTGTATTGTAATAAAAGCATGAGGCATGGACAATGTAACGAAAATGGTACGTatgaatgcattgaaaattactttggtgaaaattgtggaatattttgtaataagagCATGACCAACGGAAAATGTTTCGAGAACGGCACACGAAAATGCAACGAACATTTCTTTGGTGAAAATTGTGAAGTTTATTGTAATAAAAGCATGAGGCATGGAAAGTGTAACAAAAATGGTACGTttgaatgcattgaaaattattttggtgaaaattgtggaatattttgtaataagagCATGATTAACGGAAAATGTTTTGAGAACGGCACACGAAAATGCAACGAACATTTCTTTGGTGAAAATTGTGAAGTGCATTGTAATAAAAGCATGAGGCATGGAAAGTGTAACGAAAATGGTACGTttgaatgcattgaaaattactttggtgaaaattgtgaaatatattgtaataaGAGCATGACCAACGGAAAATGTTTCGAGAACGGCACACGAGACTGCAACGAACATTTCTTTGGTGAAAATTGTGAAGTGTATTGTAATAAAAGCATGAGGCATGGAAAGTGTAACAAAAATGGTACATttgaatgcattgaaaattactttggtgaaaattgtggaatattttgtaataagagCATGATTAACGGAAAATGTTTTGAGAACGGCACACGAAAATGCAACGAACATTTCTTTGGTGAAAATTGTGAAGTGTATTGTAATAAAAGCATGAGGCATGGACAATGTAACGAAAATGGTACGTatgaatgcattgaaaattactttggtgaaaattgtggaatattttgtaataagagCATGATTAACGGAAAGTGTTTTGAGAACGGTACACGAAAATGCAACGAACATTTGTTCggtgaaaattgtaaattgtattgtaATAAAAGCATGGGGCATGGACAGTGTAACGAAAATGGTACGTttgaatgcattgaaaattactttggtgaaaattgtggaatattttgtaataagagCATGATTAACGGAAAATGTTTTGAGAACGGCACACGAAAATGCAACGAACATTTCTTTGGTGAAAATTGTGAAGTGCATTGTAATAAAAGCATGAGGCATGGAAAGTGTAACGAAAATGGTACGTttgaatgcattgaaaattactttggtgaaaattgtgaaatatattgtaataaGAGCATGACCAACGGAAAATGTTTCGAGAACGGCACACGAGATTGCAACGAAAATTTCTTTGGTGAAAATTGTGAAGTGCATTGTAATAAAAGCATGAGGCATGGAAAGTGTAACAAAAATGGTACGTttgaatgcattgaaaattactttggtgaaaattgtggaatattttgtaataagagCATGATTAACGGAAAATGTTTTGAGAACGGTACACGAAAATGCAACGAACATTTTTTTGGTAAAAATTGTGAAGAGTATTGTAATAAAAGCATGAGGCATGGACAATGTAACGAAAATGGTACGTttgaatgcattgaaaattactttggtgaaaattgtgaaatatattgtaataaGAGCATGACCAACGGAAAATGTATCGAGAACGGCACACGAGACTGCAACGAAAATTTCTTTGGTGAAAATTGTGAAGTGCATTGTAATAAAAGCATGAGGCATGGAAAGTGTAATGAAAATGGTACGTttgaatgcattgaaaattactttggtgaaaattgtgaaatatattgtaataaGAGCATGACCAACGGAAAATGTATCGAGAACGGCACACGAGACTGCAACGAAAATTTCTTTGGTGAAAATTGTGAAGTGTATTGTAATAAAAGCATGAGGCATGGAAAGTGTAACGAAAATGGTACGTttgaatgcattgaaaattacTTTGGTGAAAATTGTGGAATATTTTGTCATAAGAGCATGATTAACGGAAAATGTTTTGAGAACGGTACACGAAAATGCAACGAACATTTTTTTGGTGAAAATTGTGAAGTGTATTGTAATAAAAGCATGAGGCATGGACAATGTAACGAAAATGGTACGTTTGAATGCATTGAAAATCACTTTGGTGAAAATTGTGGAATATTTTGCAATAAGagcatgaaaaatgaaatttgttacgAGAACGGCATACGAGAATGCTATAAAAATCACTTTGGTGAAAATTGTGAAACGGTTTGGAACAAAAACGTGACAATCGGAAATCACAGCTATGATGAAAACTACTTCGAAAATAATTGCTTGGAGATTATTAAACACATTGCAGAAGCAATAGCAATAGATAGATTGTCAATGTATTTAAAGTGCTATGCTTTCATATGCCAaagaaattatgaaaacatttgTGACATTGTTTTCGATAAAATGAAGTTGAAATGTACTGATGCACTGACGAGGAGGAGATCTGATCTGCTTTGGTTGACCCTGTGTAGTGGTTATCTATTCAAAAACTGCTTTATTGACATCAACAACATTCATTTCAATGTAAGCCTGTTGTTTAGAGGAAACTTGACAGAATCAGGAATTCCACAggtgtttcaaaatttatcAAACATGCTAGGATGCGTCCAGGACAGATTCAATTACAACATCGTCTCAGTATCTGCACAGAGAAGGTGAGATTTTTGTTGTAATAATATAATCTATTCTATCCAAAATATTcctctttatttcattaattttataaCCTCACCTGCGAGACGACACAAGTGgggttttaaaatattttttttgtgtctgtctgtctaaaTGTCTATATGTCAGATGCTTGTCGCAATCCTTTGAATTCTTATTGGTCAAAGTTATCAAGGGACAGAATTAGAATTATTATGAAGGTGAACACCATTACAATGTGTGCGTGATGGCTGACATAATGCCAAAACGGTGTAAAaccaaaatcaatcaatcaatcaatcaattcaacaTACAACCACCTTCGTCTAGTATGTAGTACACTGTTGATTGAAGTCATGCTCCCCAAAATTAGGGCGAGAACAATATATCAAGATTATCATATTCTGAGCCAGAAGAAATAGATTTCCAAACTACATTCATGCGACCTTCTGTAGTGTAGATCTAACTTGTTCAGACCAGGATATTCAGGGTCAGCATGGGTGCAGGATAGGGATAAAGGTTTTTAGGGATAATAATTCTTAAACATCTTTTTTTGAAGATTGAAAACGGTTCAAATTTGTCAAATGATGCATGTACACCCCATGCAATTTAGATTCTATTTTTCAATGTACCCATTCCCACCTCTAAGAAAGAATAATGCCATTATTAGGACAATATCGCTTTACATAGATAGTTTTTGGATCTGTTTTAAACAATACTTTctatagaaaacacacaacggattgaatataaatcaaatcaaaccacaaaccatgatgtgtattctttttatcacatgttaatTTCCCCTCCGGTTATTCATTTACATTACTGCATTGTTGGGAATGTTacttcctgacattttgtaaacaaattacGTAGAATTAACgtttgtttgtgacgtcacaaacggcGTAGGAAAACatgtaataattaaaatgtttgtattagatatccactggataaaggagtGAACATGTGATAAACCAAATTACGTTTATAACGAATCAAAATTGTCCGTCCCCAGCACTTCGCTATAAGTGTGCTTTACTGTAGTTAGTTTGTCAAAAAtattatgtaaacattttgaaacatatagaATATAGTTTTTCATAAATGTTCAATGATAGTGATCAAACTATTGTAAGACCGCTATTAGTGCCTAAAGTTATGTATCTTGCCTCTAAATGAGAAAGATGACGACGATGGACATTCTAGTTCATAGCCTTTTTTGTTCTGGAATATTCGACATTGTAGTTCATAGTCTTTTCGTTCTGTACTATTCGGAATACCTTGAATTTTGAAAGAATAATgcattgtataaaaatatatctgtattctttttttttttttttttttttttagaaaatctgAAAAGTTTTCGATAACCACCCTTGCGTTTAATTTCGCATGCAACAACTCATTAATGACACAGAGTGAATTGGAGAAGTATCTATTAATCAACCGCTCAGACCTGGACAAAAAGTTTCATCCTCCGATAATATTAAAGAAGGGGTCCAAGCAAATTCAACAATGGGAGCAGGTTAGCCCTTATTGTATACCAAAGTttcacgtctccatatgaatgaaaaattctcgagcgagacgttaagcaagatacaatcaataaatcaatatacCAAAGTTTCCAAAcattacaaaacattaataATATATCTGGTGTATAAAACACCTTTTCTCGTTACATTTATTAATTGCAGTATATCCGATTAAGTTTcctttaaaaatgttattttgtaCCATAAGTAcgaattcaattttttaaaaatacggatTAAGAATTTTgctacaataatcaatgtatataacgatttagtttgccaatacaacctatcattggatcaaatgctgtctgatgtgtttcatgccgattgttaggccgttcgtggcacactgaatttgattacggataaccccgtttacctgatcaagatatagggctcacggcgggtgtaaccggtcgacaggggattcttactcctcctaggcacctgattccacctctggtgtgtccaggggtccgtgtttgcccaactctctattttgtattccttataggagttatgagattgatcactgtttcggtatcttcacctttcatgtactaGTTTTATATGATAGGACTGGTTAACGAAACACTGGAAATTGACGACGGCTATACTAGGAGCTGTGTCTATATCGCTGATCATTGTCCTCGTGGCTGAGGTTGCGAAAATGTAAGTGTTTCAAGCATCAGTATTCGTTATCAATGTTGTTTCTTTTCAAATAGATAAGCAGTATtcaagtattttttcattttgaattgattAAACTTTGCTTTATTAATATCAGAGACAAACCTTCATAATGACCCTATGGTTTTGAATAAGCActagaaatataaaaacaattttgaatgttttatatGCACAATTCATTTTTGTAGGCGGTATCGAAAGTTACAATAGGTGTACCCTTTC belongs to Ostrea edulis chromosome 7, xbOstEdul1.1, whole genome shotgun sequence and includes:
- the LOC125654640 gene encoding uncharacterized protein LOC125654640, giving the protein MTNGKCIENGTRDCNENFFGENCEVYCNKSMRHGKCNENGTFECIENYFGENCGIFCHKSMINGKCFENGTRKCNEHFFGENCEVYCNKSMRHGQCNENGTFECIENHFGENCGIFCNKSMKNEICYENGIRECYKNHFGENCETVWNKNVTIGNHSYDENYFENNCLEIIKHIAEAIAIDRLSMYLKCYAFICQRNYENICDIVFDKMKLKCTDALTRRRSDLLWLTLCSGYLFKNCFIDINNIHFNVSLLFRGNLTESGIPQVFQNLSNMLGCVQDRFNYNIVSVSAQRRKSEKFSITTLAFNFACNNSLMTQSELEKYLLINRSDLDKKFHPPIILKKGSKQIQQWEQDWLTKHWKLTTAILGAVSISLIIVLVAEVAKMRYRKLQ